From the genome of Leptospira licerasiae serovar Varillal str. VAR 010, one region includes:
- a CDS encoding polyprenyl synthetase family protein, with product MKAKGLKDLLVRKFDKKLKDIIDEDLRILAEIKEYTIRSGGKRIRPILHYCLCKILGYKGDKYSDVGAIAELIHAASLLHDDVVDEAQTRRGMPSVPSKFGNKTSILAGDYLLACGIDHLNSLGSPDLMDLFTTVIKDLSVSELIQMEWEKNPKITLDIYNKVVYGKTASLFGAVSEAAGILANVPKKTRKKLHEFGIRLGSLFQKQDDAIDYFQAGDQTGKIPLKDFRNGLYTYPILKLMEIADKNDKKLAHSLFAKEERNSDDDLVILSLLNRYNIRKSLNKEFVSDVEGLLSFLKSYPESNEGNLVKEQFRKLMEV from the coding sequence GTGAAAGCAAAAGGATTGAAGGATCTCTTAGTCCGTAAGTTCGATAAAAAACTAAAAGATATCATAGACGAAGATCTGCGCATTCTGGCCGAGATCAAAGAATATACGATTCGCTCCGGCGGAAAAAGAATACGTCCTATTCTACATTATTGCCTCTGCAAGATCCTGGGCTATAAAGGAGATAAATACTCCGACGTAGGTGCGATCGCGGAGCTCATCCATGCGGCCAGCCTTCTTCATGACGATGTAGTGGACGAGGCACAGACCAGAAGAGGTATGCCAAGCGTTCCCTCTAAATTCGGGAACAAAACTTCCATCCTTGCAGGAGATTATCTTCTGGCATGCGGGATTGATCACCTAAACAGCTTAGGTTCTCCCGATCTGATGGATTTATTCACGACAGTGATCAAGGATCTTTCTGTCAGCGAGCTCATTCAGATGGAATGGGAAAAAAATCCGAAAATTACATTAGATATTTATAATAAAGTTGTATACGGAAAAACCGCTTCCCTATTCGGAGCGGTCTCGGAAGCGGCTGGAATATTAGCGAACGTCCCTAAAAAGACCAGAAAAAAACTACATGAGTTCGGGATCCGCCTAGGTTCCTTGTTCCAGAAACAAGACGATGCGATCGATTATTTTCAGGCGGGGGACCAAACGGGCAAAATCCCTCTAAAGGATTTTCGTAATGGTCTGTACACTTATCCGATCTTGAAACTAATGGAAATTGCGGACAAGAACGATAAAAAATTGGCTCATTCTTTATTTGCAAAGGAAGAACGGAATTCTGACGACGACCTTGTCATTCTATCCTTATTGAACAGATATAATATTCGAAAAAGTTTGAACAAAGAATTTGTCTCGGATGTCGAGGGCCTGCTAAGTTTCTTAAAATCGTATCCTGAATCCAATGAAGGTAATTTAGTTAAGGAACAATTCCGTAAATTGATGGAAGTCTGA
- a CDS encoding transglutaminase-like domain-containing protein — protein sequence MQSSDSFFGTVPFPPDKIEDKFYQLEFSSLQDKSRIIKEIASMIPWQVRVQEVADELKDPTLRVFARSVSAAVHSERISYRYSILAEKGHPNHYDDLEEGVFLLSSVIDSDLSYLEFRTYLDKIAIRVEELVDLNEDLASDEVKVHFLTRVLSQEEGFGGNHDQYEDPNNSYLHKVFSSKKGIPISLSVIYLLVAHRLNLPLYGVNMPLHFLLHFESSEFQTYIDSYHGGVMLDRSTCIRFLKANGFQAHERYFTHASSLTILKRMFRNLIHIYRKKEDRDMEKILSRHLLALDNKWKP from the coding sequence ATGCAATCCTCCGATTCTTTCTTCGGCACAGTTCCATTTCCTCCGGACAAGATCGAGGACAAGTTTTATCAGTTAGAGTTTTCCTCTCTTCAAGATAAATCTAGGATCATAAAAGAGATCGCAAGTATGATCCCTTGGCAAGTCAGAGTTCAGGAAGTTGCAGATGAACTAAAAGATCCGACTCTCAGGGTGTTTGCACGTTCCGTAAGCGCTGCAGTCCATTCCGAAAGGATCAGTTATCGTTATTCTATCTTAGCGGAAAAAGGGCATCCGAATCATTACGATGATTTGGAAGAGGGTGTATTCCTTCTTTCTTCCGTAATTGATTCGGATCTTTCTTATTTGGAGTTCAGGACTTATTTGGATAAGATAGCAATTCGGGTCGAAGAGTTAGTCGATCTAAACGAAGATCTCGCTTCCGACGAAGTTAAAGTGCATTTTTTAACCAGAGTGCTCTCTCAGGAAGAGGGTTTCGGCGGAAATCACGACCAATACGAGGATCCGAATAATTCTTATCTTCACAAGGTGTTCTCTTCTAAAAAAGGGATACCTATTTCTCTTTCCGTTATTTATCTTTTAGTGGCTCATAGATTAAATTTACCCTTATATGGGGTAAACATGCCTTTGCATTTTTTATTACATTTCGAATCTTCCGAATTCCAAACCTATATAGATTCATATCACGGCGGGGTGATGTTGGATCGTTCCACCTGCATTCGTTTTTTGAAAGCGAACGGGTTCCAGGCTCACGAAAGATATTTCACTCATGCAAGCAGTTTGACAATTCTCAAAAGAATGTTCCGTAACCTGATCCATATCTACCGCAAAAAAGAGGATAGAGATATGGAAAAGATCCTTTCCCGTCATCTTCTCGCCCTGGATAATAAATGGAAACCTTGA
- a CDS encoding transketolase codes for MEETKEIKIFANNIRKNVIKMVTAAKSGHPGGPLGLADIYAVLYKKVLNHKPSDPDWEDRDRLILSNGHVCAVRYAAMAQAGFFPESELLTFRNINSKLQGHPSTRYLKGIESSSGSLGQGLSIAVGIALGARLSKKDYKVYACISDGECGEGMTWEAAQSAAHYKTDNLIAFMDKNGIQIDGFTKDVMNLEPLNKKFAAFGWNVLEADGHNVEAIIAAFEKAKAHKGSPTIILFETVLGKGVSFMENNPGWHGTPPNAEQEKKALEELEQVTV; via the coding sequence ATGGAAGAAACCAAAGAAATCAAAATATTCGCCAATAATATCCGTAAAAACGTGATCAAAATGGTCACTGCAGCAAAATCCGGTCACCCGGGAGGTCCTCTCGGACTTGCGGATATCTACGCAGTATTATACAAAAAGGTCCTAAATCACAAACCTTCCGATCCTGATTGGGAAGATAGAGACAGACTTATACTTTCCAACGGTCACGTCTGCGCAGTACGTTATGCAGCTATGGCTCAAGCCGGTTTTTTTCCAGAGTCTGAACTTCTTACTTTTAGGAACATAAACTCTAAGTTACAAGGACACCCTTCTACCCGTTACTTAAAAGGGATCGAAAGTTCTTCCGGTTCCTTGGGCCAAGGACTTTCCATTGCAGTAGGGATCGCTTTAGGAGCGAGGCTTTCTAAAAAAGACTACAAAGTATACGCATGTATTTCCGACGGAGAATGCGGCGAGGGAATGACTTGGGAAGCAGCACAATCCGCTGCTCACTACAAAACGGATAATTTGATAGCGTTTATGGACAAAAACGGGATCCAGATCGACGGGTTCACTAAAGACGTAATGAATCTGGAGCCGCTGAATAAAAAGTTTGCCGCATTCGGATGGAATGTGTTAGAAGCAGACGGTCATAATGTTGAAGCTATTATCGCTGCGTTTGAAAAGGCAAAAGCTCATAAGGGTTCTCCTACCATTATTCTATTCGAAACAGTATTAGGAAAAGGTGTCTCCTTCATGGAAAATAATCCGGGATGGCATGGAACTCCTCCGAATGCGGAACAAGAAAAGAAAGCGCTAGAAGAATTAGAACAAGTAACTGTTTAA